NNNNNNNNNNNNNNNNNNNNNNNNNNNNNNNNNNNNNNNNNNNNNNNNNNNNNNNNNNNNNNNNNNNNNNNNNNNNNNNNNNNNNNNNNNNNNNNNNNNNNNNNNNNNNNNNNNNNNNNNNNNNNNNNNNNNNNNNNNNNNNNNNNNNNNNNNNNNNNNNNNNNNNNNNNNNNNNNNNNNNNNNNNNNNNNNNNNNNNNGAGAGAAAAAAATCTATATAAAGAGGATTAGGATTTAATTAGCttattcttgcaagttgcaaGTATAGTTAACTTCTCAATTCTCAAAGGTCACTTCTTTATGCGAATATCAATTTCTTCCTCGTCCTTCAATAGTTGTGTAAGCAAAACTTTCATCCGTCTCTTCttacttttacttttctctTTGTCTTTCAGTTTGTGTTCTAATAGCACTTAACTAAGTACTCTCATCCTCCTTCTCACCTCCTTGTATATTCATCACTGTACTCCATTACCATAGTCTCTAAATATATGTAAAAACtggaataaaaagaaataactgATACTATTTAAGCTAATAAactacaaattaaataataaaatgaaacatttatatttgtatatttaatttaaattatacatatagaTGAATGACTTTTTATGCAATATAAATTTAATCCATACAGTCGTTGAATCATGTCATATTATCATTataagtaaattttttaaattacataaaattcagattaatatgtatattataattatatttttttatatttttaaatttataatatgtaTACAATTTATAATTCGGTGacatatcaaattaattttaagttaCTTAACTTTCTTAGATTGATTTATAAAATGAGATATTAGAATTCAATTATTGGATCAATAAAATTCTTTATGCATAAAAAACTAACATTATAAACGTAAAATTGGCTATAAATCATATATATAGTCCTTTTGCATAAATATTTCTTCTTAGTAATAACTGACACATTTTTTCCATAAATTCTGGTGTTCaattttacaataataaaatttttaattaatgataGATCATACTTCCTTCATTAAGTGTCGTTTACTAGTGTATAAATATTGagattattattaaattttattaaaaatataagccATTAAGAGAGAGATCAAAGCATTTTTAATActatttttctattaaatttttaacttttttctatttaatagtGGAAGTataatagataaaaattaattaataattttttaaaataaaaatgaaacttTATTTAcagcaaaaatagaaaaaattatatattttttaattatttgtttatatattCTTAATGTACAAAACTCTTTTTGAAAGGCATTAATGGGCGATGTTCATTCTTTATCTGTATGTATACTTATCTCTAGAATAAACCAACTTGCATTGTGGTTCATAATGTTTAGTGTCTTAAACAATTGTGTCACACAAAATAATCATAGTTACTACAtgtatttttagaatatatattaatctTACTAATAATAAAGTTAGTGCAGAAACAtatgttaaatttaaatttttaacacatttgttaaaatatattttaaaatttttattaacgtTAATCTTAGCATACTTCTTAAACTAcatattaattgaatttttaaaaagtgaATACTATGGTGCCTTTGATATTGTGCCTAACTTACGAAAAAAGGCAAatagataatatttaataaattttaaatattgttttgttttaaacattttattttttacttttaaaaaaaattaggcaATTTAAGCATTATAATAAAAGATACCATAGAACTCACTATTTTAAAATATGTGTAAAATTTTTTCTCGTGGCTTTaattatgtaataaaaaaacACTTGCATGTCagtaatttttaatctttttacttgtataaattttaaattgtctTGATATatgtatcaaatttttttatataaattatataatttttatgaatttttaattatatacattttattttttacttttaaaaaaaattaggcaATTTAAGCATTATAATAAAAGGTACCATAGAACTCACTATTTTAAAATATGTGTAAAATTTTTTCTCGTGGCTTTaattatgtaataaaaaaacACTTGCATGTATAAAAAATAAGCGCGAcaaatgatgatgaaaaaacaTTTTAGTCATCAAAGGCATTTACTGATATGTTGGTGGgtcataataaaattttatttctttgaaaagtTGTTACATGGAGAATATGTACACATTAAATCCAATTGtaatttacaaaaaatacaatttacaATAATAGATTATCAATGAACATAATTTtcgaaagatatgatttgaaatagTACATAATCTTCTGTCACACTTTTTCCAGGACCAATAGAAGTACAATAGACCATAGAACATAGAGGCAGCTAGAATCAGCAGCCACCAGTGCATGATGACTTCTCAATTTCTCTCCCATCTAGATCATAAGGTTCTTTATTCTGACCTTACTGCACCTTCACACAAATCTAGATTTGGATTCAAGTTCCTCTGTCAAGGTCCTCCTGCCAAGTTTTGGGGTATGCTTGTTTATATAtgactttttgttcttttgtttaatatatatatattatacataaaGAACATGCATAAGATTATCTATTGTTTGTAAATTAGAAATTTCTACAACATAAGGTTCTGTGTATTGTGTAATATGGAAATGTCTCACtctagataattttttaaaaaaatttaaaagcttCTATGTGCATAAAGTAGTAAGTCtataagttattatatattatataattttattttggactacaaaaaattagcttatactaataattaaattgttaAATATACTTAATGTCAAATTTAATAtaggtaaaaaatttaaatagataaacCCTAATATAAATACTCAAATAAGTGTATATAGGTGTTTTTGTATTCACCAATCCCACCTTTTTCTTAGCAAATCAATTACTTAGCATGTCTAATAATACGTACATGTTCTCACCAAATCATCATTGAAGGAAAACATGCAAAGAAAAGTGGTGAATTTCGTCCAATATCTGCAACAACACATCAAGTTCTTGGATTCAAGGTAGGTGGACTAATTTTTTCGTTAGTTTatcataatattaatattaaggGACTATATATACAAATGCTGTTGTTAAACATTGCTTTTTCTCTTCAGTTCATCGGTTAAGTTTGTACGAATGATTATTAAAAAGTATCCATGTGTTTCACATATTATGAGTACATTATTGGGGACATATTAACGGTGAAGTGTCTCAGGAGAGTGTGCCCTACTTCAAATGGCTACAAACTGTGAAGGATGATGTTGAACCAAATGAGGAACATGTTCTTCATCAGGTACATGTACATGCATGACCTTTAAATTTTAGTACTATAGTTAACTTTAGTAGAAGTTTAGGTGATtgacactttttttttattttctttcaaatcAACACTAAtcaactttcttcttttttagaCTAGGGTTGTTTGTCTCTTAACATTATTATTGTGTCTTTACAACTATATCACATGTTGCATTAATTAATAAGtaggaaaattttattttctacaaaTTATATGGTGCTTATATCTATGCTAGGTTTCAACtgctttaattaattttgttatttatttatatattaaaatttgaaagagaatattattcttattattcctAAATTGACAATGCAATCTTATTTGAAAGATTTTGCACGTGAAAATTATTACAAATGCAATTGTCAAACGTAATGTTAGTTACTACGTTTAATCCATAAGAAGGGTTTTATTAGGTTTGTGATGAAGTGATGATAATTATATTGTATAAGGTGGTGGTTACAAACGAGATAAGAAAGAAGATAAATGCGGTGAAAAGGATGTTAGGGTCAATGGAAGATGGAGAAATAAGCATATCAGCTTATGACACAGCATGGGTTGGTCTCGTGAGAGATGTTAATGGCGGAGGAGGGCCTGAGTTCCCATCTTGTCTTGAATGGATAGCCAGTAATCAGCTTTCTGATGGTTCTTGGGGTGATGCTCAACTTTTCAATGCCCATGATCGCATTCTTAACACCTTGGCTTGTGTTATTGCATTGAGAGCTTGGAATTTGCACCCCCAAAAGTCTGACATGGGTAATTGGTTTATCTATCAATGTCACCTCAACTGtcctctttatttatttatttatctttggTTTCTCACACTATTTTTcttgttaataattttatttaagaattttttattgatcTCTTTTGTAATAACACcattttaatatttgtattttcttaacaattaaatatctattttctttattttattaataaaaaataatttaaatacacaattaattaataactatatatacttttatataaatataaaaatatttgatatataaataatatttttcttcatctattattatgtatatttgTATGAATAAACACTCACTTAATCttcaacaaatttaaaattcaatactttacttttcaataaatttgtattttttaaaagttaattattcgtttcaaataaatttgttcttatattattttaaagaaaattaatagcttataatgatatttttttgagttaattGTCTTAtgataaaactttttaaaaatatgtatattctaAAACTTGATTGAAAGTGACATAAGGTTTAATCTATCCAACtgaaataactttttaatgactttaaaaaaatattaaaaactaaaacggcttatttgaaatttgttTGGGAGcaatctttataaaaaaaatttctaccaACAATGAAATACaccatatatagatatatattcaagaacgacattttattttttatatcacaGGGTTGAAGTTTGTTAAGGAAAATCTAAGCAAGCTTGAGGATGAGAATGTTGAACACATGCCAATCGGATTTGAAGTAGCTTTCCCTTCTCTTCTCGACTTGGCTCGAAGTATGAATATTGAAGTGCCACATGATTCTCCTATCTTGAAACAAATCTTTGCCATGAGAGACCTAAAGCTCACAAAGTACATAATATTGTTACTATATATACTTTattgtattatatattaattaatgtttGTGACATAATATTAATATGGTTGATGTGTTTAATTAGAATACCAATGGAGGTGCTTCATAAGGTGCCCACAACACTGCTTCATAGTTTGGAGGGAATGGCAAATTTGGATTGGAAAAGACTCTTGAAATTGCAGTCACAAGATGGTTCATTCTTGTTCTCTCCATCATCCACAGCCTACGCTTTCATGCAAACCAAAGATGAAAATGCTCTCAAATATTTGGAGAAAACTGTGAAAAGGTTTAACGGGGGAGGTAGGTAATTACAACAATGCCTATACATATATAACACTATTTGgatcataattaattattactaattttGGCAGTTCCAAACGTTTATCCGGTGGATTTATTTGAGCACATTTGGGCTGTTGATCGATTAGAACGTTTAGGTATTTCAAGATATTTTCAGACAGAAATTAAAGAATGTATGGAATATGTTTCAAGGTAAATTCGTGGGATCgtttattttagattttgacttatttaatatatgtggaatattattgtaaaattagtcaaataaaaaattttcagatATTGGACCGAGAAGGGTATTTGTTGGGCAAGAAATTCGGAAGTTCAAGATATTGACGATACTGCAATGGCATTTAGATTGCTAAGGTTACATGGCCACCAAGTTTCACCCGGTAAAATTAGAGCTAAATTTGATCAATGGTTTTAgaaatgattaaattattaattattgtactAAATTTTATAGATGCATTCAAGCATTTTGAGAAAAGTGGCGACTTCTTCTGCTTTGCTGGACAATCAAATCAAGCTATAACTGGGATATACAATCTTCATAGAGCTTCTCAAGTGTTGTTTCCTGGAGAGAAGATTCTTGAGAATGCCAGACTTTTTTCGTCCAAATTTTTAACTGAGAAACGGTTGGCTAATGAGATAGTGGATAAATGGATCATAACAAAAGATTTGCCTGGTGAGGTGGGTTATCATTTCATTACTACTGATGATCatgttttattctttttcttgttttaatattttgttgttaaaacttcttttcttttcttatttaattttgccAGAGCATTTGTTAATTGAAccttttctaatattttatagGTGAGCTATGCTTTGGATGTGCCTTGGTATGCTAGCTTACCCCTGTTAGAGACAAGATTTTACATAGAACAATATGGCGGTGAAAATGATATTTGGATTGGCAAGTCACTTTACAGGTAGAATTAGTTCTTTAATCCAGACATTAATGGATCAATTAATATTATGTGTTTTGCCACACATGACATAGTCACATAACTTTCGAgaaattatctttattttgttactttttgATTTTAGTGTATGTCTATTTAACTCTTATTTTTCGCTCTTAAATGAATTGCTCTTTTGACAGGATGCCCTACGTGAATAATGATATTTATCTAGAGCTTGCTAAATTAGATTACGGCAACTGCCAAGATATGCTCTCTGTAGAATGGGAGAAAATCCAAAGGTGAGGGCTTCAATTATATAATATTGCAACACTTTTTTTTACAAAGATAACAAAAAACTGAACTCCCAATTTTGGCAATGGAAATTATTAGGTGGTACTTGGAAACAGGATTAGAGGAATTTGGAGTGAGCAAAGAAAGTGTTCTGCAAAGTTATTTTGTGGCGGCAGCCAGCATGTTCGAGCCTGAGAAGTCCCTAGAGCGACTCGCATGGGCTAAAACCACGACTTTGATCGAGACATTGAAGTCCTATACAGGGGATAAAGAAGCAAGGAGGGTTTTTTTAGAACAATTCAATAACAGCATTAACAGACAAGATTTTCCAAAGAAGTAAGGGTTTATCTAACTTCTGCCCTAAATGCACATATTAAGTTTACAAATTAAAGAAGTTTgtattgtaaatataaaaaatttaaatttctaatgcatttattttatattcattaaatgaaaacatttaaatttttttacggTAAGGTTGTCATGTGCCCTATGTTAACTAAACCCAAAAAGTAAATAGATTATTAGGTATCATACTTAGCTTGAGAAAATTGAGTCTGTGGTAAATATGATATACATGAGAGATTCAAGTTGTGACACATTCAATCTTACCTTGCATGCGAATGTACTACTGCAGGTGGCTAGATAAGAGCAACGAAACAGAAAAACTTGTTTGCATTTTGCTGATAACTATTGAGTATCTTGGATTGGAGTTTTTTCGAACTCGTGGGCAGGAAATTTCTCATTATTTGAATCAAATTGTGAGTATTCTTTTCTAGTGACACCATAAAATGTATCTTATGAAATGtgcatcgaatggtaatgtgCAAGAATGTGAACATTTCTTCTGAATTGGTCAGTGGCAAAGTTGGTTGTTGAGTTGGCAAAAAGAAGGAAGCAGCTCCACAAGGGAAGCGGAGCTGATTTTGAAAACCATACATATAATGAGTGGCTGTTGGTCACAAGAGCTACAGCTAAACCTTCAGTATCAGAAATTGCTGCAAGTCACTAACAAAGTTTGCCATAAACTCAGAGATTACCAAAGTAGTAAGGTAAGTTgtaacaataataatacaattaaGAAGTTTCTAATATTATGCCAACGACCAAGATTCTGttgttaaaattttacaattctTAAATTTGTTAGGAGGCAAATGTGAATGGCAGCTGCAACATGAGTGGAACCAGAGTCACTACACCACAAATAGAATCAGAAATGCAAGAGCTTTCGCAAACAGTGCTCCAAAATTCCCCAGATGGCATTCAGAATCAACCCCGTGTTAAGAATTCATTTCTAATGGTGGCCAAGAGTTTCTACTATGCTGCCTATTTTGACTATCAGACAATTATATCACACATTGACAAAGTTCTATTTCAAAAAGTGATGTAATTTTCGTTTATCGGATTTGGGATATAAACCTTGAAACTTCTAAGCTGTCACCCgtgtttcctttttttctcaGCAAATCATCATTTatgcaataaaataaatcatcaaAGGCATGGACACTTTGCTAAGATAGTATGAAATTTCTTAGTTGTTCTGAAGCTCTTGGCACTCAGCCAGAGAGATGTGTAACATATTGTAGTGTACTTGACCTCTATGATGAGATATTAAATAAACCATTCCTTTTACAATCAAGAAGTGACCCAAGCGATAAACATCATCAATAAGATTGATTTTACAAGTAATGAAATAAATTAATCCATGCATTAAGGTAACTCTTAACTAAATAGTGTCTACTTCTGGAGGTAAGACGCCAAGTTGAGCTCGATGTCTTCTTTGGCCTGTTTATCAAACGGTTCCTCACCCAGATATAAATCTAAGATTGACTTACACAGGAGTTTACTCTGGATGCTTCCCACTTCCTGTCCATCAACTACAACAAATAAAGATAATGTCAAAGCCTCAAATGTATAACTAAAAACAAATCATATGATGAATGGCACATTCATTGAACAAGATGCTTACAGAAAAGTTCTTAAAAGAAACCTCTAAACAAAGACAAACCTCAACCATTATCTGTTATATTTATACTTGCCATTTTCTGTTGATAGTAAGAAATATGCTTTATAGGTTTGATGGAGAGCTTCTACATGATCAAATTGTCAACCTCAGAATATAAAATATGATGTATTATTATAGGGAACTCCTTAAGTTAGACTAAGCACTAATGAAAGAAAGAAGCAATCAGAAATTACAGATGCATGAGTCCTCAACTAAATCTTCCGAACTAATATTCAGAAGACCTGAATTCACATCACACATAGTTCATCAAGCATAAGAGATAAGTATGCACT
This portion of the Arachis duranensis cultivar V14167 chromosome 6, aradu.V14167.gnm2.J7QH, whole genome shotgun sequence genome encodes:
- the LOC107492993 gene encoding ent-copalyl diphosphate synthase 1, with the translated sequence MMTSQFLSHLDHKVLYSDLTAPSHKSRFGFKFLCQGPPAKFWGKHAKKSGEFRPISATTHQVLGFKESVPYFKWLQTVKDDVEPNEEHVLHQVVVTNEIRKKINAVKRMLGSMEDGEISISAYDTAWVGLVRDVNGGGGPEFPSCLEWIASNQLSDGSWGDAQLFNAHDRILNTLACVIALRAWNLHPQKSDMGLKFVKENLSKLEDENVEHMPIGFEVAFPSLLDLARSMNIEVPHDSPILKQIFAMRDLKLTKIPMEVLHKVPTTLLHSLEGMANLDWKRLLKLQSQDGSFLFSPSSTAYAFMQTKDENALKYLEKTVKRFNGGVPNVYPVDLFEHIWAVDRLERLGISRYFQTEIKECMEYVSRYWTEKGICWARNSEVQDIDDTAMAFRLLRLHGHQVSPDAFKHFEKSGDFFCFAGQSNQAITGIYNLHRASQVLFPGEKILENARLFSSKFLTEKRLANEIVDKWIITKDLPGEVSYALDVPWYASLPLLETRFYIEQYGGENDIWIGKSLYRMPYVNNDIYLELAKLDYGNCQDMLSVEWEKIQRWYLETGLEEFGVSKESVLQSYFVAAASMFEPEKSLERLAWAKTTTLIETLKSYTGDKEARRVFLEQFNNSINRQDFPKKWLDKSNETEKLVCILLITIEYLGLEFFRTRGQEISHYLNQIWQSWLLSWQKEGSSSTREAELILKTIHIMSGCWSQELQLNLQYQKLLQVTNKVCHKLRDYQSSKEANVNGSCNMSGTRVTTPQIESEMQELSQTVLQNSPDGIQNQPRVKNSFLMVAKSFYYAAYFDYQTIISHIDKVLFQKVM